The Streptomyces sp. Mut1 genome window below encodes:
- a CDS encoding NAD(P)H-dependent flavin oxidoreductase gives MPTALTELTGVRYPIVQTGMGWVAGPRLVSASARAGALGILASATMGVEQLRAAIREVKSRTDAPFGVNLRADAGDAGERVGIMIEEGVRVASFALAPSKDLIARLKDAGIVVIPSVGARRHAEKVAAWGADAVMVQGGEGGGHTGEVATTVLLPQVVDAVGIPVIAAGGFHDGRGLVAALAYGAAGIGMGTRFLLTSDSTVPGQVKAKYLAATVKDVTVTDQVDGLPHRMLRTAMVDSLERSGRAASLLRAVRHASAFRRESGASWPQLVRDGLAMKHGKDLTWSQVLLAANTPMLLKASLVEGRTDIGVMASGQVAGLIGDLPSCAELVERVMDEARATLKALPGAD, from the coding sequence ATGCCGACCGCGCTCACCGAGCTGACCGGGGTGCGGTATCCGATCGTGCAGACGGGCATGGGCTGGGTGGCCGGCCCCCGTCTGGTGTCCGCGTCCGCGCGGGCGGGGGCGCTCGGCATCCTGGCTTCCGCGACGATGGGCGTCGAGCAGCTGCGTGCGGCGATCCGCGAGGTCAAGTCCCGTACGGACGCGCCGTTCGGCGTCAATCTCCGGGCGGACGCGGGCGACGCGGGCGAGCGGGTCGGGATCATGATCGAGGAGGGGGTGCGGGTCGCCTCCTTCGCGCTCGCCCCCTCCAAGGACCTGATCGCCCGCCTCAAGGACGCCGGTATCGTCGTCATCCCCTCCGTCGGCGCCCGCCGGCACGCGGAGAAGGTCGCCGCCTGGGGTGCGGACGCGGTGATGGTCCAGGGCGGCGAGGGCGGCGGCCACACGGGCGAGGTGGCCACCACGGTGCTGCTCCCCCAGGTCGTGGACGCCGTGGGCATCCCGGTGATCGCGGCGGGCGGCTTCCACGACGGCCGCGGCCTGGTCGCCGCGCTCGCCTACGGGGCGGCCGGGATCGGGATGGGCACGCGCTTCCTGCTCACCTCCGACAGCACCGTTCCCGGCCAGGTGAAGGCGAAGTACCTCGCCGCCACCGTCAAGGACGTCACGGTCACCGACCAGGTGGACGGCCTGCCGCACCGGATGCTGCGGACCGCCATGGTCGATTCGCTGGAGCGTTCCGGCCGCGCCGCCTCGCTGCTGCGGGCGGTGCGGCACGCCTCGGCGTTCCGCCGCGAGTCCGGTGCGAGCTGGCCGCAGCTGGTGCGCGACGGGCTCGCGATGAAGCACGGCAAGGACCTGACCTGGAGTCAGGTGCTGCTGGCCGCCAACACTCCGATGCTGCTCAAGGCCTCGCTGGTGGAGGGCCGCACGGACATCGGCGTGATGGCCTCGGGCCAGGTCGCCGGGCTCATCGGCGACCTGCCGTCCTGCGCGGAACTGGTCGAGCGGGTCATGGACGAGGCGCGGGCGACGCTGAAGGCCCTGCCGGGGGCGGACTGA
- a CDS encoding enoyl-CoA hydratase family protein: MGVSTSVPEEGIALVTVDFPPVNALPVRGWYDLAAAVRAAGSDPDIRCVVLTAEGRGFNAGVDIKEMQRATGPEALIGANRGCYEAFAAVYDCEVPVVAAVHGFCLGGGIGLAGNADAIVASEDATFGLPELDRGALGAATHLARLVPQHLMRALYYTSRTVTAHELHRHGSVWSVVPGDRLAAAALDLAREIAAKDGYLIRLAKAAINGIDPVDVRRSYRFEQGFTFEAGLSGVADRVRDTFGTDKEQQA; the protein is encoded by the coding sequence ATGGGTGTCTCCACCTCCGTCCCGGAAGAGGGCATCGCCCTCGTCACCGTGGACTTCCCCCCGGTCAACGCCCTGCCCGTGCGGGGCTGGTACGACCTCGCGGCGGCGGTCCGGGCCGCCGGCTCCGACCCGGACATCCGGTGTGTGGTCCTCACCGCCGAAGGCCGCGGCTTCAACGCGGGCGTGGACATCAAGGAGATGCAGCGCGCCACCGGCCCCGAGGCACTGATCGGCGCCAACCGCGGCTGCTACGAGGCGTTCGCGGCGGTGTACGACTGCGAGGTCCCGGTGGTCGCCGCCGTGCACGGCTTCTGCCTGGGCGGCGGCATCGGCCTGGCGGGCAACGCCGACGCGATCGTGGCCAGTGAGGACGCGACCTTCGGCCTGCCCGAGCTGGACCGGGGCGCGCTCGGCGCGGCCACGCATCTGGCCCGGCTGGTCCCGCAGCACCTGATGCGGGCGCTGTACTACACCTCCCGCACGGTCACGGCGCACGAGCTGCACCGGCACGGCTCGGTGTGGAGCGTCGTCCCGGGCGACCGGCTGGCGGCGGCCGCCCTCGACCTGGCCCGGGAGATCGCCGCCAAGGACGGCTACCTGATCCGGCTGGCCAAGGCCGCCATCAACGGCATCGACCCCGTCGACGTACGCCGCAGCTACCGCTTCGAGCAGGGCTTCACCTTCGAGGCCGGTCTCAGCGGCGTGGCCGACCGGGTGCGCGACACCTTCGGCACGGACAAGGAGCAGCAGGCGTGA
- a CDS encoding ABC transporter substrate-binding protein encodes MKRTPRVRARLAAVLAAAALITSACASPDDGAGGKEQKTERGRYTFGSIGEQPKGGTPVRGGTLRFADYGEARSLSPAVTFATGASGGSALAAVYDVLMRYDTAANKYEPWLAESLESSADLKTWTLKLRDGVDFSDGTPLDADAVVASIAWYQKNKGADTALLAPNLAKTEATDEHTVVFTLRSPWATFPAMLAQAPGMIVAPAAYATKTFRPIGAGPFTLGSYAPQEEMVLKANKKYWKGAPHLDALRFTWPQADRAKLEALNDGTADVTYMRSPDVVDDAVKEGHPGELTLTGLGNMITINTRSGRPGSDLRVRKAMALALDPKLDTERAYDGKGLPGQEIFPPESRLHSKTEPLGIDLEQAKKLLAEARKDGYDGKLTYMDGTDPVSRSKAVVTKAMLERVGFEVKLDMVPSIADRVAKTYVDHDFDISRGAASISESDPYHRLQSVLNSESYGNPGGYANKKMDALLVELQAADSDAETQRILDDVQTLFNEDVPLVNLGASAGFTAWGKNVHGIVPTDEYMALFGEAWISK; translated from the coding sequence ATGAAGCGAACACCACGGGTCAGAGCCCGACTCGCCGCCGTCCTGGCCGCGGCGGCCCTGATCACCTCCGCCTGTGCCTCACCCGACGACGGGGCCGGCGGCAAGGAGCAGAAGACCGAACGCGGGCGGTACACGTTCGGCAGCATCGGTGAACAGCCGAAGGGCGGCACCCCGGTCCGCGGCGGCACCCTGCGCTTCGCGGACTACGGCGAGGCCCGCAGCCTCAGCCCCGCCGTCACCTTCGCGACCGGCGCCTCCGGCGGCTCGGCCCTGGCCGCCGTCTACGACGTACTGATGCGCTACGACACCGCGGCGAACAAGTACGAACCGTGGCTGGCCGAGTCGCTGGAGAGCAGCGCCGACCTGAAGACCTGGACCCTGAAGCTCCGCGACGGCGTCGACTTCTCCGACGGCACCCCGCTCGACGCCGACGCCGTCGTCGCCAGCATCGCCTGGTACCAGAAGAACAAGGGCGCCGACACCGCGCTCCTGGCCCCGAACCTCGCGAAGACCGAGGCCACCGACGAGCACACCGTCGTCTTCACCCTCCGCAGCCCCTGGGCCACCTTCCCCGCGATGCTCGCCCAGGCACCCGGCATGATCGTCGCGCCGGCCGCGTACGCCACGAAGACCTTCCGCCCGATCGGCGCAGGGCCCTTCACACTCGGTTCGTACGCCCCGCAGGAGGAGATGGTCCTCAAGGCGAACAAGAAGTACTGGAAGGGCGCGCCCCACCTCGACGCGCTGCGCTTCACCTGGCCGCAGGCCGACCGCGCCAAGCTGGAGGCACTGAACGACGGCACCGCCGACGTGACGTACATGCGCAGCCCCGACGTCGTGGACGACGCGGTGAAGGAGGGCCACCCGGGGGAGCTGACCCTCACCGGCCTCGGCAACATGATCACCATCAACACCCGCAGCGGCCGGCCGGGCAGCGACCTGCGCGTCCGCAAGGCGATGGCGCTGGCGCTCGACCCGAAGCTCGACACCGAACGCGCCTACGACGGCAAGGGCCTGCCGGGCCAGGAGATCTTCCCGCCCGAATCACGCCTGCACTCGAAGACCGAGCCCCTCGGCATCGACCTCGAACAGGCGAAGAAGCTCCTCGCCGAGGCCAGGAAGGACGGCTACGACGGCAAGCTCACCTACATGGACGGCACCGACCCCGTCTCCCGGTCCAAGGCCGTCGTCACCAAGGCGATGCTGGAACGCGTCGGCTTCGAGGTGAAGCTCGACATGGTCCCCTCCATCGCGGACCGGGTCGCGAAGACCTATGTGGACCACGACTTCGACATCAGCCGGGGCGCGGCCAGCATCTCCGAGAGCGACCCCTACCACCGCCTCCAGAGCGTCCTGAACTCCGAGAGCTACGGCAACCCCGGCGGCTACGCCAACAAGAAGATGGACGCGCTGCTCGTCGAGTTGCAGGCCGCCGACTCGGACGCGGAGACCCAGCGGATTCTGGACGACGTCCAGACCCTCTTCAACGAGGACGTCCCCCTGGTCAACCTCGGCGCCAGCGCCGGCTTCACCGCCTGGGGCAAGAACGTCCACGGCATCGTTCCGACCGACGAGTACATGGCCCTCTTCGGCGAGGCATGGATCAGCAAGTGA
- a CDS encoding TIGR03619 family F420-dependent LLM class oxidoreductase has protein sequence MRLGINSPVVTAVPGVHSPWERTAGIEELGAVAEAADRLGFDHLTCSEHVAVPADIAQQRGGTYWDPLSTFGHLAARTSRIRFATQVLVLGYHHPLEIAKRYGTLDRVSGGRVVLGLGVGSLEEEFRLLGAAFEGRGALADDALAALRASLSRREPAYHGEHFDYEGLVVEPHAVQDRVPLWIGGRTPRSLRRALAYGDGWVPFGLPLDRLGEMVGAASLPEGFEVVLSAGRPLDPSGDAHGTAEALRKVSDAGATLVSVSLSARSAAHYAEQLEALAVVADLPAGARA, from the coding sequence ATGCGGCTCGGCATCAACAGTCCCGTCGTCACGGCCGTCCCCGGCGTCCACTCCCCCTGGGAACGCACCGCCGGCATCGAGGAGCTGGGGGCGGTCGCCGAGGCCGCCGACCGGCTCGGCTTCGACCATCTGACCTGCTCGGAGCATGTCGCGGTGCCGGCGGACATCGCACAGCAGCGCGGCGGCACCTACTGGGACCCGCTGTCCACCTTCGGTCATCTGGCCGCCCGGACCAGCCGGATCAGGTTCGCCACCCAGGTCCTGGTCCTCGGCTACCACCATCCGCTGGAGATCGCGAAGCGCTACGGCACCCTGGACCGCGTCTCGGGCGGGCGGGTCGTCCTGGGTCTGGGGGTGGGCAGTCTGGAGGAGGAGTTCCGGCTGCTCGGGGCGGCCTTCGAGGGCCGGGGCGCCCTCGCGGACGACGCGCTCGCCGCACTGCGGGCCTCGCTGTCCCGGCGTGAACCCGCCTACCACGGTGAGCACTTCGACTACGAGGGGCTGGTGGTGGAGCCGCACGCGGTGCAGGACCGGGTGCCGCTGTGGATCGGGGGGCGTACGCCGCGCTCGCTGCGCCGGGCACTCGCGTACGGCGACGGCTGGGTGCCGTTCGGGCTGCCGCTCGACCGGCTGGGCGAGATGGTGGGCGCCGCCTCACTGCCGGAGGGCTTCGAGGTGGTGCTGAGCGCGGGCCGCCCGCTGGACCCGTCCGGCGACGCGCACGGTACGGCCGAGGCGTTGCGGAAGGTGTCCGATGCCGGTGCCACGCTGGTCAGCGTGTCGTTGAGCGCCCGGTCGGCGGCCCATTACGCCGAACAGCTGGAGGCGCTCGCCGTCGTCGCGGACCTCCCGGCGGGGGCGCGGGCATGA
- a CDS encoding nuclear transport factor 2 family protein has protein sequence MSEDRIAALEARLGLLEDERAVARAMASYGPLVDSGEADAVAALWAPDGVYDIDELYLAGRERIGEMVRSPAHRGWIQQGCAHVVGPPHITVQGDEAVAVCHSLMVVHEAGRYVVRRATANHWRLCRTPGGAGWQVVTRTNRVLDGRAESPVLLARGVRGDPAGG, from the coding sequence ATGAGCGAGGACCGGATCGCCGCCCTGGAAGCGCGGCTGGGGCTGCTGGAGGACGAGCGCGCCGTGGCCCGCGCGATGGCCTCGTACGGACCGCTGGTGGACAGCGGCGAGGCGGACGCGGTGGCCGCGCTCTGGGCCCCGGACGGGGTGTACGACATCGACGAGCTCTACCTCGCGGGCCGGGAGCGGATCGGCGAGATGGTGCGCTCCCCCGCGCACCGGGGCTGGATACAGCAGGGCTGCGCGCATGTGGTGGGCCCGCCGCACATCACCGTGCAGGGCGACGAGGCGGTGGCGGTGTGCCATTCGCTGATGGTGGTGCACGAGGCGGGCCGGTACGTCGTGCGCCGGGCGACCGCCAACCACTGGCGGCTGTGCCGTACGCCGGGGGGTGCGGGCTGGCAGGTGGTCACCCGCACCAACCGCGTCCTGGACGGCCGGGCGGAGTCCCCCGTGCTGCTGGCCCGGGGCGTGCGCGGGGACCCGGCGGGCGGCTGA
- a CDS encoding class I adenylate-forming enzyme family protein, whose amino-acid sequence MPSETDHRAAALAQVAALTGPGGRFELADDEVLGSRLPVFTHRHRALHEVLHASVAHAGRDFIVTADRRITFAEHARQAASLARVLREEYGVAKGDRVAIAAANSPAWITTFWATVSIGAVAVGFNAWWTERELAHGLDNAEPALVVADARRAAKLTGCGVPVLSMEDDISRFAAAHPDAPLPSADVAEDDPAVILYTSGTSGRPKGAVHTHRNLLAVVEYHRLNEALAQALGDPTAPQDRVYLLTLPLFHIASLHNLAVPRLATGSRIALYQGAFDVDAVLSMVERERVTNWGAVPTMAHRMLEHGGAHRYDTSSLTAFALASAPSSTAFKERLRESLPFAKDSLVDSYGLTETCTAVAAASPQELAAAPGTLGRPVTGVTLEIRDPLGQVLGEGEEGEVWVRSQYNMLGYWRDPAATAAAIGPDRWLRTGDLGQLREGRLHLGSRRSDLIIRGGENIYPAEIETVLAEHPDVRECLVLGTSHPDLGQEVAAVVVLGAGSAVTEEALREYVARELSYFKVPTRWRLTADELPRNATGKVIRHKVRV is encoded by the coding sequence ATGCCCAGCGAAACGGATCACCGCGCCGCCGCCCTCGCCCAGGTGGCCGCACTCACCGGCCCCGGCGGCCGGTTCGAGCTTGCCGACGACGAGGTGCTGGGCAGCCGGCTGCCGGTGTTCACGCACCGCCATCGGGCCCTGCACGAGGTGCTGCACGCCTCCGTCGCCCACGCCGGCCGTGACTTCATCGTCACGGCGGACCGCCGGATCACCTTCGCCGAGCACGCGCGGCAGGCCGCGTCGCTGGCCCGGGTACTGCGTGAGGAGTACGGCGTCGCGAAGGGCGACCGGGTGGCCATCGCCGCGGCCAACTCACCGGCGTGGATCACCACGTTCTGGGCCACCGTGTCCATCGGCGCGGTCGCGGTCGGGTTCAACGCCTGGTGGACCGAGCGCGAACTGGCGCACGGCCTGGACAACGCGGAGCCCGCACTCGTGGTGGCCGACGCGCGACGGGCGGCGAAGCTGACCGGCTGCGGGGTGCCGGTGCTCTCCATGGAGGACGACATCAGCCGCTTCGCGGCGGCCCACCCGGACGCCCCGCTGCCCTCCGCCGATGTGGCCGAGGACGATCCGGCCGTCATCCTCTACACCTCGGGCACCTCCGGCCGCCCCAAGGGGGCCGTGCACACCCACCGCAATCTGCTGGCCGTGGTCGAATACCACCGCCTGAACGAGGCGCTGGCCCAGGCCCTGGGCGATCCGACGGCGCCGCAGGACCGCGTCTACCTGCTGACGCTGCCGCTGTTCCACATCGCGAGCCTGCACAACCTGGCCGTGCCGCGCCTCGCCACGGGAAGCCGGATCGCGCTGTACCAGGGGGCGTTCGATGTGGACGCCGTGCTGAGCATGGTCGAGCGGGAGCGCGTCACCAACTGGGGCGCGGTGCCCACCATGGCCCACCGGATGCTGGAACACGGCGGGGCGCACCGCTACGACACCTCCTCGCTGACCGCGTTCGCGCTGGCCTCCGCGCCGTCGTCGACCGCGTTCAAGGAGCGGCTGCGCGAGAGCCTGCCGTTCGCGAAGGACTCGCTGGTGGACAGCTACGGGCTGACCGAGACGTGCACCGCGGTCGCCGCCGCGAGCCCGCAGGAGCTGGCCGCCGCGCCCGGCACCCTCGGCCGGCCCGTCACGGGGGTCACGCTGGAGATCCGCGACCCGCTGGGCCAGGTGCTCGGGGAGGGCGAGGAGGGCGAGGTCTGGGTGCGCAGCCAGTACAACATGCTGGGCTACTGGCGGGACCCCGCGGCGACCGCGGCGGCGATCGGGCCCGACCGCTGGCTGCGCACCGGCGACCTGGGGCAGCTGCGCGAGGGCCGGCTCCATCTCGGCAGCCGCCGGTCGGACCTGATCATCCGGGGCGGCGAGAACATCTATCCGGCCGAGATCGAGACGGTGCTCGCGGAGCACCCGGACGTGCGCGAGTGCCTGGTGCTGGGGACGTCGCATCCCGACCTCGGCCAGGAGGTCGCGGCGGTCGTGGTCCTGGGCGCCGGCTCGGCGGTCACCGAGGAGGCGCTGCGGGAGTACGTGGCGCGCGAGCTGTCCTACTTCAAAGTGCCCACGCGGTGGCGGCTGACCGCCGACGAGCTCCCGCGCAACGCGACGGGCAAGGTGATCCGGCACAAGGTGCGGGTCTGA
- a CDS encoding SDR family oxidoreductase — translation MPRNVVVTGSGSGIGAALTALLRARGDRVIGVDLRGGDLDADLSTPEGRAAAAGAASRAAGSVVDAVVTCAGTAEPGRSMVTVNYFGTTEFLTALRPALAAAERPRVVAIGSISGTRTADPDVVAACLAGDETTALAHADRAVAEGRARQLYPSSKSALAQWARRTAVAEGWADAGIALNVVAPGIVLTQMSSGLFDDPGMREVMDAAVPMPLNGYLEPEDVARAVLFLASEANSHITGQVVYVDGGAEATLRGPGVF, via the coding sequence ATGCCGCGCAATGTCGTCGTCACCGGATCGGGTTCCGGGATCGGTGCCGCCCTCACCGCACTGCTCCGCGCCCGGGGCGACCGGGTGATCGGGGTGGACCTGCGGGGCGGCGACCTGGACGCCGACCTGTCCACGCCCGAAGGGCGCGCCGCCGCCGCCGGGGCCGCGTCCCGGGCGGCCGGCTCCGTGGTCGACGCGGTCGTCACCTGCGCCGGCACCGCCGAACCGGGGCGCTCCATGGTGACCGTCAACTACTTCGGCACCACCGAGTTCCTGACGGCCCTGCGGCCGGCCCTCGCGGCGGCCGAGCGGCCCCGGGTCGTGGCCATCGGCTCCATCTCCGGCACCCGGACAGCCGACCCGGACGTCGTCGCCGCCTGCCTCGCGGGCGACGAGACCACGGCCCTGGCGCACGCCGACCGCGCGGTGGCCGAGGGCCGTGCGCGACAGCTGTACCCCTCGTCCAAGTCCGCGCTCGCCCAGTGGGCGAGGCGCACCGCGGTCGCCGAGGGCTGGGCGGACGCCGGAATCGCGCTGAACGTGGTGGCGCCCGGCATCGTCCTCACCCAGATGAGCTCGGGCCTCTTCGACGACCCCGGGATGCGCGAGGTCATGGACGCGGCGGTCCCCATGCCTCTCAACGGCTACCTGGAGCCCGAGGACGTCGCCCGCGCCGTGCTGTTCCTCGCCTCCGAGGCCAACAGCCACATCACCGGGCAGGTGGTGTACGTCGACGGGGGCGCCGAAGCGACCCTGCGCGGCCCCGGCGTCTTCTGA
- a CDS encoding SDR family oxidoreductase: MTSSTALCTGRVAAVTGAGRGLGRAHALALAAEGAKVVVNDLGVGIDGSGTATGPAQEVVERIRAAGGEAVAHNGDIATDAGAASLVATALDTFGRLDTLVNNAGFLRDRMLVNLDEDDWDAVMRVHLKGHFLPLRHAAAHWRAEAKAGRTPCARVINTSSGAGLLGSVGQGNYAAAKAGIVGLTLVAAAEMGRYGVQVNAIAPAARTRMTEDTFAQTMAAPAEGEFDAMAPENVSPLVVWLGSPACEGVSGRVFETEGGRITVMEGWRPGPTADKGARWSPAEAGEAALKLLGRAEAPQPVYGAR, encoded by the coding sequence ATGACCTCATCGACCGCTCTGTGCACCGGACGCGTCGCCGCCGTGACCGGCGCGGGCCGGGGCCTCGGCCGCGCCCACGCCCTGGCCCTCGCCGCCGAGGGCGCGAAGGTCGTCGTCAACGACCTGGGCGTGGGCATCGACGGCTCGGGTACGGCCACCGGGCCCGCCCAGGAGGTCGTGGAGCGCATCCGCGCGGCCGGCGGCGAGGCCGTCGCGCACAACGGCGACATCGCCACCGACGCGGGCGCGGCCTCCCTCGTCGCCACCGCGCTCGACACCTTCGGCCGGCTCGACACGCTCGTCAACAACGCCGGATTCCTCCGCGACCGGATGCTGGTCAACCTGGACGAGGACGACTGGGACGCGGTCATGCGCGTCCACCTCAAGGGCCACTTCCTGCCGCTCAGGCACGCGGCGGCGCACTGGCGCGCCGAGGCGAAGGCCGGCCGCACCCCCTGCGCCCGCGTGATCAACACCAGCTCCGGGGCGGGGCTGCTGGGCAGCGTCGGCCAGGGCAACTACGCCGCGGCCAAGGCCGGGATCGTCGGACTGACCCTGGTGGCCGCCGCCGAGATGGGCAGGTACGGGGTCCAGGTCAACGCCATCGCCCCCGCCGCCCGCACCCGGATGACGGAGGACACCTTCGCGCAGACCATGGCGGCGCCCGCCGAGGGGGAGTTCGACGCGATGGCCCCGGAGAACGTCTCGCCGCTCGTCGTCTGGCTCGGCTCCCCGGCCTGCGAGGGGGTCAGCGGCCGGGTCTTCGAGACCGAGGGCGGCCGGATCACCGTGATGGAGGGCTGGCGGCCGGGCCCCACCGCGGACAAGGGCGCCCGGTGGAGCCCGGCCGAGGCCGGAGAAGCGGCGCTGAAGCTCCTCGGCCGGGCCGAGGCTCCGCAGCCGGTGTACGGGGCGCGCTGA
- a CDS encoding CoA transferase subunit A: protein MTADDVVGRLESGMTVGIGGWGSRRKPMALVRALLRSDITDLTVVSYGGPDVGLLAAAGRIRKLVTAFGTLDSVPLEPHFTAARQRGAFEMVELDEAMMMWGLTAGAQRLPFMPVRAGLGSDLMEVNPALRTVTSPYEDGEKLVAAPALRLDAALVHLNRCDAQGNGQYLGPDPYFDDLFCEAADQSYVSCERIVETADLLKEHGPQTLLVKRLFVDGVVETPNGAHFTSCVPDHDRDESFQRAYVRAARDPEAWPAFVARFLSGDEAAYQAAVTAFHQEEEA, encoded by the coding sequence ATGACGGCCGACGACGTCGTCGGCCGGCTGGAGAGCGGCATGACGGTCGGGATCGGCGGCTGGGGCTCGCGCCGCAAGCCGATGGCCCTGGTCCGGGCGCTGCTACGGTCGGACATCACCGATCTGACCGTGGTGTCGTACGGCGGGCCGGACGTCGGCCTGCTCGCGGCGGCCGGGCGGATCCGCAAGCTGGTCACGGCGTTCGGCACGCTCGACTCGGTCCCGCTGGAGCCGCACTTCACGGCGGCCCGGCAGCGCGGCGCGTTCGAGATGGTCGAGCTGGACGAGGCCATGATGATGTGGGGCCTGACGGCGGGCGCGCAGCGGCTGCCGTTCATGCCGGTGCGCGCCGGTCTCGGCTCGGACCTGATGGAGGTCAACCCGGCCCTGCGCACGGTCACCTCACCGTACGAGGACGGGGAGAAGCTGGTCGCGGCACCGGCGCTGCGGCTGGACGCGGCCCTGGTCCACCTCAACCGCTGCGACGCGCAGGGCAACGGCCAGTACCTGGGCCCCGACCCGTACTTCGACGACCTGTTCTGCGAGGCCGCGGACCAGAGTTACGTCTCCTGCGAGCGGATCGTGGAGACGGCGGATCTGCTGAAGGAGCACGGTCCGCAGACGCTGCTGGTGAAGCGGCTGTTCGTGGACGGGGTGGTCGAGACGCCGAACGGCGCGCACTTCACCTCTTGCGTGCCCGACCACGACCGCGACGAGTCCTTCCAGCGCGCCTACGTGCGGGCCGCCCGGGACCCCGAGGCGTGGCCCGCCTTCGTCGCCCGGTTCCTGTCCGGGGACGAGGCCGCCTACCAGGCCGCCGTCACCGCGTTCCACCAGGAGGAGGAAGCATGA
- a CDS encoding CoA-transferase subunit beta, which produces MSRTETGAAAPASRAEYCVVACAEAWRDAGEILASPMGTVPAVGARLAKLTFSPDLLLTDGEALLMGDTPAIGARPGSVEGWLPFRQHLTLTATGRRHVMMGASQLDRHGNQNISCIGDWARPTRQLLGVRGAPVNTLNNPTSYWVPKHSARVFVEHVDMVSGVGYDRAAAAGPSATRYHRIPGVITDLGVFDFETPDRTMRIRSLHPGIGVDQVTAATGFALSVPDDVPLTREPTEAELRLIREVIDPKGLREREVPA; this is translated from the coding sequence ATGAGCCGCACCGAGACCGGCGCCGCCGCCCCGGCCAGCCGCGCCGAGTACTGCGTGGTGGCGTGCGCCGAGGCCTGGCGGGACGCCGGGGAGATCCTCGCCAGCCCGATGGGCACCGTCCCGGCGGTCGGCGCCCGCCTGGCGAAGCTGACCTTCTCCCCCGACCTGCTGCTGACCGACGGGGAGGCCCTGCTGATGGGCGACACCCCGGCGATCGGGGCGCGGCCGGGGAGCGTCGAGGGCTGGCTGCCGTTCCGCCAGCACCTGACGCTCACCGCAACCGGCCGCCGTCACGTGATGATGGGCGCCAGCCAGCTCGACCGGCACGGCAACCAGAACATCTCCTGCATCGGCGACTGGGCCCGGCCCACCCGGCAGTTGCTGGGGGTGCGCGGGGCGCCCGTCAACACCTTGAACAACCCGACGAGTTACTGGGTGCCCAAGCACTCGGCGCGGGTGTTCGTGGAGCATGTCGACATGGTGAGCGGGGTCGGCTACGACCGGGCGGCGGCGGCCGGTCCGTCCGCGACCCGCTACCACCGCATCCCGGGCGTCATCACCGATCTGGGCGTCTTCGACTTCGAGACCCCCGACCGCACCATGCGCATCCGCTCCCTGCACCCGGGCATCGGCGTCGACCAGGTCACCGCGGCCACCGGCTTCGCCCTGTCCGTCCCCGACGACGTGCCGCTCACCCGCGAGCCCACCGAGGCCGAACTGCGGCTGATCCGCGAGGTGATCGACCCGAAGGGGCTGCGCGAGCGGGAGGTCCCGGCATGA